The nucleotide sequence ATGGGTATCTAAACTACCACAACCTCACTGCCGGACTGCCGGACATAGAAGCCAACATCGAAGGGAAGTAGTCCCAAGTCTCTCCAAACATTAGAGATGACAAGCCACCATAGTCTGCAGCGGCGTCTCTCCAACCTTGATTGCACCCGAAACTATCATTCCCTAAAAATGTTTAATACTGGAGCATTCACCATCCATAGGTTTGGGACTCCAAAGATAATGCCTCCAATGTGGGAACAACGTCAAATATTTCGCCATAGTCTGACCCTACTAATAGTGTCATGGGTTTCACTCGGAGTAAATGGCCCAAATGGTTGGGGTGCCAATGCTTCAATATGACGCCTAGGAGGGGTCCACTTCAGTGTTTCAGGGCTAGAATTGCATGATCTGCCGCACCACGTCCACCGCTGACAAAGCCACCCTTAAGTTTGCCCCAGTCACAACCACCGCATCATACAAGCCCTACCTTGCAACACGCACTGTGGTGCCACCACACCCAAGACAGAGATGGATGCAAGGCTAGATGCCTAGATCCGTCGTTACTTGGAGGCCACCATCATCACCGGAGAAGAGAATCTTGTCCACCACGTGCTCTTGGAGTTGTCTCAAATCTAGGCGCCATATTAGGAGATCCACCATGGCCGCACAACAGCCGCATTCGTTGATCCATATGTGCCCAAGAATGAagcacgaccccccccccccccccccgcgcgaccTTAGGAAGTCGTGCCTGCAACAACGGAGAGAGATGGTTGAAGGAGAACTTTTGGTGCCTTGTCGCCAGGGAACCGACACATGGAGCGTCTGTGAAGCACTCAAGGAATAACAAGAGTGCTTCACAATTTTCAAGTGAAATGGGATAACCGTGCTTCATCGGTGAAAAAACAAAATTAAGTGTAATTTGATGTTCATAATTAATATTTTTTCCACAAGTCAAAATGCTTAAGTTTTCCTCCTAAAAATTTGCTGGTGACATTTGGATGTGACCATGAACACATTTATTTTTTTCAGATTTACTTGACATCAAAAAAATAGTTTTTATGTGCGGGACCACAGAGTCGAATTTGATTTCCCAATAAATATTTAAGCGATTCCATCCATGGTGACCCTGCATTAACACGTGAATGCGACTGTGGTACATGCAAAACTGAAAGACAAAAAAGGAAGCTTCCGGTCACATGCTGCAAAAAAGGGTGCCTATTAAAACGTCTCTACAAAAGCCGCTTTAGAATTCATGCTGTCTGGAAAGTAAGTTTACGTTTCCTGTGGGTATTTGTCTGGCATGCAGCAAAACCAAAATAGTTAAACGAAGTATACAGATACAGCTCACAGACAAAGTGCTTCCTACAAAGCAAAGCACTGATGACGACGCAAAAGATGAAACCGATCGAAAATGAATCAAGCGACAGACATTGTGTGCTTATTCGGGCCATCTCTCTCCACAACAACTTCACTCAACGACGCCCGGATACTTCTGGGTGCTTCAGTTTTTTTTTTTACAAAGACAACCAAATGTGTCAGGTCCGATCAAAATTCAACGACAAAATATTAATATAGATGAGAAACGTTGGGATGCTTTCCTTGCACAAACGTCAATGATACATTTTTATAAGGTTTTGCTTTTCATTTTAAAACTGATAATATTCCTCGGACCGCGACCCTCCATCCCCTCCACATCTCCTCGCTGCTGCCGGAGGATGCGACCGGGCTAAGCCCGGGCCGCAGACAGTGGTAGCAGGGAGTGCTCTTGCGTTGCCTTCTCCCCCGCTCGGGATGGTGGTGGTCCAGGGTTTTCATGGCGGCGACGGCTCCTCCGGCGGTGCGACGATAGGCGGTGCGGGGAGTAGGTGTGGCTTTGGCGATAGCCCCGCATCGTTTTGGGTGGGTCGAGGCTAGGCGGTTGTAGCGACTTCATTTTGCTCGTACGGCGCTGGCTTCCGACAATTCAAATTTGCTCTAGTATAGCCTCCCGACAACAGCTTCGGTTCTCCTTCGACCCTCTAAAGCAAGGTTTCTGGCGAGGCCCTCCATTGCCTCGAGGTCTACGATGTGGGATCCTGGCCTTCAGGCCTGACATGTCTCCTGCCGACGTTAAAGACATGTCCTACCTTGCACGACCGACCGCTCATGGGCTTGGGCGTGCACGTTTGTCGGCGCAAGCCATACTCTTGGTTGTGGCCAGAGCCGTCAATGGTGGTGCCTATGGGACCTATTACCTTGTGGCATCGAAGCTGCAATTCACGCCTTCTTTTCTGGCATATTCCAGGGAAAATCCCATATCTACGTCTACCAGGTCGGACGGTGGCGATCCTATGGCTTTTCTTGGCGCCCCATTCCCTCTTGGGGGCATTGTCCTAGAGATGACACCAGTCGGAGGGACTTGTGCTTTGAGTTCATGGTCATCGGCAGCTCATGTGGTAACATTGATGGGAATGAACGATGTTAGGGCACGACAAGGTTGTGGTAGTCGTCTCGTCCAACGTGTCCATGGTGTTGTTGGATCTCTTTGTTGTGGAGCATTCTGAGTTGCAGCGGCAAGGCCCTCATTTTAGCTCGGCTTCGAAATGGGAGATGCCTTGCCACCAGCATGTGTGGCCGAATGTTTGGCATAGTCCGGTAAGTCTTGTCCTCTCATTGTGGCGAGGCGTCGTTGCTGGTCGAATGCACTAGAAAGGTGTCTCTTCTCAGGGAGAAGTGATGATGATGGTAGTTTGCGAACAACCTCGATGGTGTTCCTTTCCTCGGTGTTGTGTGTGGATCCTACGGGTAGCCGTGTTGGCTAGTAATGCCCTGTGTGGACGTGTTGCactggttttcgcccggtttttcaTAATTATCTGggaattctcttcttcttaattaaaaATATTGAGCCCATTGGACTTCAATTTCAAAAAAAAGTTGATTTTTTCACATGGATTAGTCAGGCTTCAAAAACATTGATTGCCTTATTTTTCTACAACATTTAGATTGAAATTATCATATTGTGGATTTGTCTCTGCAAATACTTATATCATAAATACAATGTAACATAAACCAATAGTCAAAGGTGTGTTATAGAATGTTTAGTCTAAAATATCATCTTTATTGGAACTTGGGGCTAGAGGTTTTTATTTGGTTGCCTTGGCAGGGTTTCGACATGTCCCCCTTAAAAAAGGGTCATCTTCGTCTAATATTATTTTCCTCTCTTGCTAAATGTTAAGGCAATGCTCCCGCCGGTTAATTCTTCGAAAACTAGAACTTATATTGTCTATGTATGTCCTCTATTTTTACTTTGGTTATGTTGTTGCCACTTTGTCAACAACAAGACCGACAAAGACTAGTTCATAGAATATGCCACTTTATTTTCTTATAATAATGTGATACGTTGGTTGACACAACAAGTAAAGGGGGGGTGTAGGCGGATGCCATAGGTGAAGAAAAATGATGCATAAAAATGTGAGAATACGTGTTCAGGGACCATCGGTCGACATCTAATCAATTATTGTGAAATGAAACGGTGGACTGAGTAAATGGGCATGTAAAATGACCTTATTGTTGGGCATCGAACACTAACATGTGTAAACATTTGTTGTTCCTCAACTATATCAATAAACTATAAATCATCCCTCAACTCCAAAATTGGGAATCCTTATATTAGTTCTTCATGTATCAAAATCATATACTTTGGTCTCTCCCCCGATGGTTCTGGCAGTAACATGTTCTATTGTTGACACAAATCTGACACGGTGGTGATGTTTGACCATTCAGATCATGCCACGTAAGCACCACAATGACGACAATGACTACTCACACTAGCCGATGAAGTCATTTGCCATTCTGGAGTCGCATTGACTTGTTTTTCGCACCATGTGTCCCCTCCTGCTCCATGAGAACACCCAGCAAAGCCCCAGTTGTTGTTGGACATCAGCAAGAGCACAAGCGTATTGAAGTCTGGCTGCCTACATGTGGTCCTGGTGTCGTATCTGCCACGACAAATCGATGGTTCCAATGCATACGCCGCAATAGCCTCCCACCTTGCCCTTTGCTCGCCTTCTCACTATGTTTGAGCCGTCGGCGGCGCCGACCTCTATGCCACAACCAACAAATGGAAGAAAATCATGCTCGAGGAGCAATCATGAAATCGTCAATGGGAGCAATCATATTTCACATTGGTTCCAATTTCTTGCTATGGGATGCATCTCTCTCCCTCAAAACTAGATTATTAGAACCTTCTCACCTCACTCTAACTCTCGGCACTTGGTGGATGCCCCAAGTGTCATCGTTTGTCAGCAGTTGTGATAAACCATGATGCCTAGCCGAAAGACCTTGTAGTTCATGTTCGCCTCCCCTTCTCAAGCTAGAAGACCTTCTATCAATCCCACATCACCATCGTTATCAGCTTCAGCTCAAGTAGGCAACCTCTGGACTCCTTGCCTTCCCTAGCATCGAAGCGACATCCCATCTCCACTGCTACATGGGAGGCGGGAGGATTTTTGTTGGAGTGGCATGCCAGTGATGTTCCTTTGTTTTAAGGGTGGTGCTTAGGCTGATGTCAAGGGTGTTGTGCATATGGAGCATGAGCATGCTTGGCCATCGGTGTTTGTATCATCATTGTATGTTCTCGATTAATATGGTCACTAAAGGTGGCACACTGGCTAGGCTCAAGGACCGACTATAGGATCCCTCTACCAAACCCACGCACATGACGGGGATTGCTTCATCTTCGTAGCCGGGTCCAGCGTCGGCAGATTCCTCGATATGACATCGGAAGAGTGAAGACCTAATTCAGACGGATTTTGATTGTATTTACTCGATGTGGTTGTTAAGTTAGTTCTACATGTCGGGTTTTAAGGAAACAAATGTCCACAACATCACCAAACCACCATAATGGTCAAAGGGACAAAAAGTATATGGTTTTGACAGTTGGTCAAAGGGGCGAAAAGTACATGCTTTTGACAGTTGGGTGGGAGGGGGACACACATGATTTGTGGTTTTGGAATTGAGCGGCGATTTGTAGACATGTGATACACTTGAGAGACAAAATGTACCTTTCTCCATCTTTAAATACTACTGGATTAGTCTGCGACTCACAGTTGAGATAGTGGTACTTTTATTGAGGGTGCTAGTTTAAGAATAGCTATTCTCAGTGTTGTGTTGTTGAGGGCCTTGGCGACATGGAACCGGATTTCTTCAGGGTTTCTACTTCTGCACACAATTGTGTGACAGAAAAGTTCCCTCGACCCTATTGCGCTAGAAACTTACGGAACATCTCGTAGGATACAAATCCTTGGTCAAAGTCATTTTTTCCCTTACCTTAATTTGTATGGAAGAAGGTTGCCAAACTAAGAAGCCACAAATTCAAGTAAAAACATGTAGTTATAGTATTGTGTATATTTACTCTTTCTTTTCCACAACGGTGCTATTTGCTCGAAACTAAGTCGCATTCTCATTCCATCCATCATCTCATTTCTCATTGCATCTTTCCATTTCTTTCTACCTCTTCTTGTTCGTCTCCCCGGAGTCTCTCTGTGTGTGCGTGCACATGTGTCCTCACAGCCCACTTATGTTCGGTGTTAGATTGACTGGCTCTCGATTCCCGTCGAGTTGCCAATGCCACCATTGTTCACTGCCGCCGCAAGGTGCGTATCCTTTTCTTTTGAATACCCATTTTGGTGAGTTGAAAGATGGTGTGATGCAAGTTGAATGCTTGATTGAAAAAAAGAGTAAGGCTTTCGCCGGTACATAGGTTAAATTTTGGGATACAGAAAGTCGCCATTTTGGTTTGAGAGTTTCAATTGATTTAGTTTGGCTGGCAATGGATCTTCCCGTTATTGACTCAAAAACTTGGCGAGGTGCTGACAAAGGAGGAAGGTTAACTTGGTACCATTTGGGAGAAATCTTGTGTATGATGGAGAGCCGGGAATGAAGAAGAGGAGAAGGGCCAATGAGGGGATGGGGtagagaggggggaggagtggtGCACCGTCAAGTGTGCCGCAACGTACGTGCATACGGTACAAGCTCCCCTGCATACGAGTAGTAATTGTACCGCTCTCTTCGAATATGATGCAGCTTCAGTACAACTTTAGTCAGTATATAAAGTTGTACTCAAGCTGCGTCAATTAATAGGAATTAATATGAATCGAAAAAAGTAATTTATTGTGCATAAATCCAGTGTGGCGCCAGGTGTCGAGTGAGCCAGGGGATGTTGATGCCCACACTTCACAGAGAAGAGACAAAAGGGAGCCTCATGTCACACGATCCACCACCCGCCCGCCTTCGTCACGCTGCCGCTATTTAACCTTCGCTCGCCGGTCCCTCGGCCCCTCCAAGTCACCGCGGTCGTGCTCAAGCATTTTTCATTTCCTCCCTGGTCCACAGCAGTTTCCCCTGCTCCACTTCTCCACCTCGTACTGTCGTACAGAGCGAGCAGAGCAGGCACCGGCGGCCGCCGGCGAGGACGCATGGTTCGCCGCATGTTCCGGCTGTCCGACATGATACCCAACGCCTGGTTCTACAAGCTCCGCGACATGGGCGCCCATGGACGCGGCGGCGTTGGGGTGCATCATCGGTCCTCGTCGGCGCGGTCCTACCAGCAGCCGCCGTCGGCTCGGGGGTGGTCGGCTCGGTGGAGCGTGGAGGCCGTGCAGCGGCCGCCGTCATCCGGGTGGTACAGGGAGGTAAGCAACGACATCCAGCAGCCGGAGGCCGACGTCGAGCCGCCGGTCACGCCGACGAAGGAGTCGCCCCGTGCCCCGCTCCCTCGCAGGGCGTCGTACTACTACTCCACCAGAGACAGGGAGGTCCCGGCGCCGCCGGCTCCGAAGCCGCCGAGGGTCAAGGACGCGCAGTCGCCGACGAGGAGGTCCCGGAGGCGACACAAGGTGGACCACGCGCCTGAAGAAAGAGGACCCGCCCGGGGGAAGGAACCCGTGGTCGGCGCGCTAGGCAGCTCCGGTCGGCGTCGTGACGTGTGCATCAAGAGTGACGGCGGGGAGCCCCGGAGGCCAACGGTGAGAGGCCCGGCGGACGACGGCCGCAACGTCAAGGTGATCGCGTCGCACAACGAAATCATCATCGACCTGCGGGACGAGGACACGCCCGGGAGAAGGCTCCGGCCAATCGTGACCAAGCCGGCGAGGAGACGACCTGTGCCGAACGAGCAGGATGGCAGCCAAGCCGACCTCGCCGACGTGACCGCGAGAGCGAGCTCTGCCTCCGACAAGAGCAGCGTCAGCAGGCCGAGGCGTTCTTCCGCATCATCGTCGGGCCGCCGCCGCCTCAAGACGCTCTCCAAGAGCCCGCGTCTGGCCGCCACCGCCAGGAAAGTGCACCCGCCGTCCCGGAAATGGACGgcaccgccgccaccgctgctGGCGCCGGTGATCGTGAGCAGCTACCCGGTGGTGAAGATGTCGGAGGACCCACGGCAGGACTTCCGCGAGTCCATGGAGGAGATGATCAGCGCCAAGGGCATCCAGGATGCGGAAGACCTGGAGGACCTCCTGGCCTGCTACCTCTCCCTCAACGACGCCGCGCACCATGACCTCATAATCGACGTCTTCGAGCAGATTTGGGTGAGCCTCGCCGGCGCCAGGCCTTGaaagagacccgccggccatggcaGCTCCGCGGTGCAGCAATGGTGGATCCTATCCTATCCTCACCATTGCTGCGGCATTAATTAACTAGATTAATTGGCTCTATATCTTGTTAATGATAGCAAATTAATAAGAGATCTCCATATATAGAAGGAAATTTGCAACCCTCCTGCACTGATATGCATGCATTGGTGATCTCCATATAGAGTagagtgaataaaataaaagagaaacttTTGTTCTTTCCGTGCTCGATGTGGTTcttctttgctggatgcttggtcGCGTGATGATGGTGTGATGCTGCTCAACGGCTTGAGCACTACACTTGTTGTGAACTGTAtacatgccatgccatgccatgccagtAGGACGGTGACCGTCACTGGTGATGCCGCATTCATGCCAGTAAGATGGAAACTGTCACTAGTGACGCTGTACTGTAGTAACCGTCACTGGAAGCCCGTCACTAGTAAGTTACACTGTTACTGGCATGAATGTCTGCAGCATGCAGTAATAAACTAATTCAAGAACTTACTGTTTCTAGTAAGCTGAAGTGGTCCGATCGAGTGGATGGTTGTAGCCGATCAGATGTAGGTGATCGTAGAGATACAGTGCGACATACGGATTTCGTGTAGTTAATTCAGCCTGCCTCTCTTCTTTCTTAGCCTGAAAAAACTTAGCTGTTCATGAAGAGCCTCCATTTCTACTGTTGTACACGACGTGTACTCCATCCATACGGCGCCATGACATGAAGGCGGAGAGGCTGGGCGACTGCAGCCTTTATTTGTTTTTCCCCTGGTGTTGAATGCTCGGCAGAGAGCAGGATCCTGTTGCTCCTTACCAACTGCTACGAGCGCACGGCCGCTTGATGGCCCGAGACGCAGGGGTCCATGGCGCGGAGGAGCACGAGGAAAGCTTCTTGTTTTGCGCCGCGGGAAACATGGGATGATGCCCCAGGAATGGCATCGCCTTGTCGACACGCCGAGCAGGGCGCCGCGTGACCGATCGGAGGCCCGTTTTGGCAGCCCCGGCGGTTGCCCGTCCGCTGGCAAACGCTGCCGGCCGCTGAATAAGAACACAACACAAGAGAACAGAGCAGTAGGGACGCATGATTGCCCGCGGAGGCAGCAGAGCAACCGCCCCGTGTTTGGGAGGCAGTATCGCCTGAAGATAACGATGCTGTTTGCCGCTGTTAAAAGGAGCATGCGGTTCATCAGAAAACCAACTGATTTTGGCCGTGATTTATCCCTGCAAGAAAACCACATTATTGAGAACGAACACAGACTTGACAAAAGTCGGTACCGCTTACCGCCGCGCCGCTCACGTTCATTCACGGAtatttgccaaatcttgccacatcATTCGGCACGGCAGGACCGCACCGCATACGTGCAACTGCCTCTCTATCTAGCTTTGTCCCGGCCGTGGCCTTTGGCTGCGTGCGCTCCCAAGTCAACACGCATGTATGCGCACAGAGCGGGGGCACTGTAGATCGTGTACCAACCTCGCCCGGGGAGTGGAAGCGGGCACAGTGCGGGTTACTGCTGTGCTCTTGGCAGAAGCTTCCACCGAGAGATCGCACGCACGGGCACGGGTGACAGGACTCGGGAGCCAATCGGCGGTGGCAGCTACGCGGCCGTATATATGTCTGTCTCCCGGATTGCAGCTTCGGGACCGGACTAGTATCATCATCTGGCGGGCCATCAAATTATGTCACCTCGCCCGTCTCCACTTGGCTGCATGGACAGGATGTTTCCTTTGGACTGCCCAGGCAGGCCGTGGTGACCTGCTGACGGTGAATAGTGCCGTGTCAATCGCTACACCTGGGTCGGCTGGTCGTGCATGCATTTGCGCACGCACGTGTGTTAggtaatactcccttcgttccgatttactcgtcgtggttttagttcagcCACGGCGAGTAAAGTGGAACATGGAGTAGTTCGATCTAGGTCTCAATTACAGGCAGGAAGGTTGAATCAGTCTCATCACTCAGATACAACTTGCTACAGGAAGGAAACAGAAAAGCAAAGCCGCCGTACCGATTTCTGATCCAAGCCCGGATGGTGCTCCTACCGAACGATGTGCCTTATGTATGGTTCTTCCACTCCAGCCCCACGTACAGACAGTTGGGTGCTTGATCCGATGTGGCCTGGCGATGACGCGACCTGGCCCCTTATTGGTTGTCGTGGTTGGTTCTGCTGCCAGCGTGTTCCCTCTTGCTGTCGTGTCGGCTGATTCCTTCGTTGCCTTGGCTGTGTTCCTGTCGATCTTCGCTGCTTCTGCAGTTGGGACGCTGACATCCCCCGCTCCTTGAGAGCATGCTTGACCCCAACCTGCTACATTCCGATAACGCCCTTTGAGCATGAGAGCGTCTTCCCACGTAGAGTCCAACAACTCTGAATTTGACCAGCGTACCAAGTACTGCTCTCGTCGTCCCGTGGGAGTCTGTCTTTAGCGTTTGTTGAGTAACTCCACTGGGACTAGTTCTGCAGGTCGAGgagttggtgtcggtgtcaaaaccgacagatcttgggtgggggggggggggcaagctatgcgtctaaggatcgacgGTAATAGGAGgccgagggacacgatgtttacccaagttcgggcccttttaatggaggtaaaaccctactcctgcttgattatgattgtcgagtatgaagattacaagagttgatctacctcgagatcgtgatggctaaccctagatgtctagcctatgaggattccGATGATGGTAAAAgatggcctctacggactaacccctccagtttatatacacaccagaggggtctatggattgtacaaagtcggtttatcaGGGAAGGAAACCTACAGACTCTATTCTTGCCGTCCACATGctgagaagtcccatccggacacggtagatGATCTTCGACGTGATCCTGTACGGCCCATGCAACCTGGCCCAAACTCCTAGGACGGACATCTGAGGACCCTtgactccaggactccctcagtagcacccgaacttgccttcaatgtcgATGTAGTATGCGGACGcaagtcttcggctttgcaaggcgggttctccattgtACTTCGGATTGAAGACAGTACGACATCGGCTTCCGCGTCCAGTCTTTATGATTCCTCCCTGCCGTGGCCTCGATTTCCATGCGTTTGAGTGAATGCGAACGGTCCGTTATCCTTGTATTTTAATATTCCTGGTAGGCACAAACCGTGCCTATAAAGCGAGGCGAGGTCTCTAAACTGTCATCTTGCATCACACCAAAAGCAACATAGcaaaccaccacaaaaaagaccatGGCGAGCGCCCCTGGCTCCTCCTCGtgtcctcatggccctcaagagggggaCATGCAGAGTTGTTCCGTATCTCACCTCCAGCTCAGTCGACTCCAGACACAAGGATACCTCCCTCCCCTAGATCTACTCTCCGTACAGGCGGGGCTAACTGCGCTGGTGCCGGACAGAGcgggttccgtccaggggccacgcgccttggggccaaggcgccttcttgagggagaggcggctggggcgcccccggagcttcctcgcccgcgcagggcggggcacgatgcagcgagagggatggaGAAGGGGATCCctcagcggcgctgacgagctcggtgatgcgggcgagccactcgtcgtagagttcgtcgacgggacggtagtgcaggagttcccgcgccaggagcagcgcggcgtgcgcgtccgcgggagtgcgacgggcgtgggatgaggaaccggctggagtcagcgacggggtggcggtgcggccttctcgccgcaccgaaggatgcagggacgacgcctgctgctcgttccccaccgggccggtggcggcgttgacgacaggcgacggggaacgacggcggaacccgccgacgggggccgtctgggcgatgcgggtggcgagggcggccctgcgctcggcgcgggctcgacgagcgtctgacatggatgcgaggAGCGGCGAAAAACAGGGCGGTGGAAggcggattccggcgcacccctacctggcgtgccaaatgtcggatttcgggttccagcagaccctctaggttcgaactctggggtgcacgcggagatcgcacctcctacctacctacgtCTCGccacctcgcaaggatctaaactacacgaagaacaacacaagggacacgaggtttatactagttcgggccaccattgtggtgtaatacctcactctagtttgtggtgtggtggattgcctcaggggctggtgatgaacaatacaaggaagaactacctcgcgagggtgttcttgtgttggtggttctggctagggttcaACTGCTCGATCTGtcgatgcctctatactatggtggctagccctatttatagagcgaggccctgggcctcttcccaaatattgagcgggaagggcgccaacaatcggccatttcaaaggggaacatctagtacacttatcctgactaaagtcggtcctcgcctgccaaaggctctggcggtgacgcaaGCTtgtgctccacgatgacctccatcctgccgttctgccggtcttggtcttgtcgcaccgaaatggttgcctttgcttgatactcttgcctgcgcttgcgccctttgcaccaaagaggaaacaaggactctgcgcaggccggcgcccgcctggctatggtcgtcatggcttgcgtcatggggcacctcgtgaggttccccgccttgatctctccgcctcctcgcgagccagcctgatgaggccgtgcccgaggaagcttcctgtcgtccgccccgcgaggcttggcccctcgcgagggtcttgagcttgtgttgatgaagatgggccgtactgggccatcccttgagccacgccgtaggccgcaggcaggcaagtctgggtacccccgttcccagaacgccgacacaaatAATATTACGATGATGAGATGAAGACGCATTAGACGAAACATGAGAAACCTCCTTTGGTGCAGCCGCCACTTTGCTCTGTTCAATACTTCCCGACTTATAAGAAGGAGTCGGTTTAGCACTAAACACACCCTCAATAGGAGAAGAACCACGTTGCCCACTATTGTAAGTCGGACGATTCTCTGAAACTTGCTTCTCCAATACCCAACGTTCAGCACGCTCCGCTTGATGAAGTAACTCATGAATATCATTATATTGCATCAAATCAACACGGTCACGAATCTTTTCTTCCAACCCCTCAAAGAAACGTACCATGGTCACCTCAGCAGATTCACGCACAACCGTACGGATCATCAAAACTTGCATCTCTTTGTAGTACTCATCAACTTATTTTGTACCTTGCACTAGACGACGCAGTCTACTATGAAGCTGGCGAGTGTAGTAAGAAGGCACAAAATGTTCCCTCATGATTCGCTTCATGTCATCCCATGTCGCTGGTTGCTCGTGAGTACGTTTTTTATTATCCCACCATACAAGAGCATACTCTGTAAATTCCATTGATGCAACACGAACCTTCTTCTCTTCGGAATAGTTGTGACCATTAAGAATCTGATTTAtgcgcatctcccactccaaatatttCTCCGGGTCGGCACAACGTCCCGAGAATTCTGGTATCGTTATCTTGATTCGACCCAAGCCATCATCCTCATGGGCACCATTGCCGCCATAGTCACGGCCCCGCTCAGCATGGCGGTGAGCCCCAGCATCATGCTGTGGTCGGTGATGTAAGCCCCCACGGGCATCGGAATGCTCAGAAAAATTGCCACCATCATCGTTGTCATGGTCACGACGTCGTCGTGGTGAGCGGGACTGTCGGGGTGCCACATCTCTCGCCTGAAGGCGCTGAACTGCTGCAGTGAGCCGATTAAGACTTTCGGTCACCATTTGTAGACTATCAGTGCGCTGTCGGTCGCTGGCAGTCAGACGCGCGTTCAACTTGTCCTCGACGCCTACAATATTTGCAGAAATTTCTTGTAAGCTCCCTTGATCGACATCAGATGGATACACAAATCATCACTTATCTCCAGATCCTCCGGAAGTTCATCGCCTTCTTCATGATCAGATTTCTCATGCTACGAGTTCACCATCTTTCAAACAATTGAATCAAATAGCAGGAAAGAAAATTGtaccgtgatcaaccttgctctga is from Triticum aestivum cultivar Chinese Spring chromosome 1B, IWGSC CS RefSeq v2.1, whole genome shotgun sequence and encodes:
- the LOC123079575 gene encoding transcription repressor OFP1-like gives rise to the protein MCPHSPLMFGVRLTGSRFPSSCQCHHCSLPPQEKRQKGASCHTIHHPPAFVTLPLFNLRSPVPRPLQVTAVVLKHFSFPPWSTAVSPAPLLHLVLSYRASRAGTGGRRRGRMVRRMFRLSDMIPNAWFYKLRDMGAHGRGGVGVHHRSSSARSYQQPPSARGWSARWSVEAVQRPPSSGWYREVSNDIQQPEADVEPPVTPTKESPRAPLPRRASYYYSTRDREVPAPPAPKPPRVKDAQSPTRRSRRRHKVDHAPEERGPARGKEPVVGALGSSGRRRDVCIKSDGGEPRRPTVRGPADDGRNVKVIASHNEIIIDLRDEDTPGRRLRPIVTKPARRRPVPNEQDGSQADLADVTARASSASDKSSVSRPRRSSASSSGRRRLKTLSKSPRLAATARKVHPPSRKWTAPPPPLLAPVIVSSYPVVKMSEDPRQDFRESMEEMISAKGIQDAEDLEDLLACYLSLNDAAHHDLIIDVFEQIWVSLAGARP